A genomic window from Leptolyngbya sp. NIES-2104 includes:
- a CDS encoding nuclear transport factor 2 family protein, translating into MSHAIPDFHSELLRSAVEGDMAWAEWFWFGTHRDGTQFGMRGVTILGIQADQIEWARLYMEPVSARSGNNKA; encoded by the coding sequence ATCTCCCACGCCATCCCAGACTTTCACTCAGAGTTGCTCCGTTCGGCAGTTGAGGGGGACATGGCTTGGGCTGAGTGGTTCTGGTTCGGCACCCATCGGGATGGGACGCAGTTTGGGATGCGCGGCGTGACGATTCTTGGTATACAAGCGGATCAGATCGAGTGGGCACGTTTGTATATGGAACCTGTATCAGCCCGCTCAGGCAACAATAAAGCGTAA
- a CDS encoding pirin family protein, translating to MDRTKMSIQQLITPEKHNLGGFSVQRILPSETLKMVGPFIFFDHLGPAIFPAGKGVDVRPHPHINLATVTYLFEGSLLHRDSLGTVQEIFPGEVNWMTAGKGIVHSERSTESFREKESTLHGIQTWIALPEIAEEVEPSFSHYPATDLLRWIQTGTSATLIAGSYQSHQSPVKTYSATLYLALVFTEGSQFQLAPMEGLERAVYSVTSGLFVNGKPLEPYRLAVLAPDESVDIRAGAEAKAVIIGGAPVGDRTKDWNFVSSRSARIEQAKRDWQDRRFPAVPGETEFIPLPDHSDHGSSATPLS from the coding sequence ATGGATCGTACAAAAATGAGTATTCAGCAATTAATCACGCCCGAAAAGCACAACTTAGGTGGGTTTAGTGTACAGCGCATCTTACCGAGTGAAACCCTAAAAATGGTTGGACCTTTCATCTTCTTTGATCACTTAGGTCCAGCTATTTTCCCGGCTGGAAAAGGTGTCGATGTTAGACCCCATCCACACATCAATTTGGCGACGGTTACCTATTTGTTTGAAGGAAGCCTTCTGCATAGAGATAGTCTAGGTACAGTACAAGAGATTTTTCCGGGCGAGGTGAACTGGATGACAGCGGGCAAAGGTATTGTTCATTCTGAGCGATCGACCGAGAGCTTTAGAGAGAAAGAATCTACTCTTCACGGCATTCAGACCTGGATTGCCCTCCCCGAAATCGCTGAAGAAGTTGAACCCAGCTTTTCACATTATCCGGCGACTGATTTACTGAGGTGGATTCAAACAGGCACCAGCGCGACCTTGATCGCCGGTAGCTACCAGTCTCACCAATCACCCGTTAAAACCTACTCTGCTACCCTTTACCTAGCGCTCGTTTTTACGGAGGGTAGTCAATTTCAGCTAGCGCCAATGGAAGGTTTAGAAAGGGCAGTTTATAGCGTCACATCCGGCCTATTCGTAAATGGAAAGCCGTTAGAGCCATATCGTCTAGCCGTTTTAGCGCCGGATGAATCAGTAGATATCCGTGCAGGGGCTGAGGCAAAAGCAGTGATTATCGGCGGGGCACCAGTGGGCGATCGCACAAAGGACTGGAACTTTGTGTCGAGCCGCTCAGCGCGTATCGAGCAGGCAAAACGAGATTGGCAAGACCGCCGCTTCCCAGCAGTTCCCGGTGAAACTGAATTTATTCCGCTCCCTGATCATTCAGATCACGGTAGTAGCGCGACCCCTCTGAGTTGA
- a CDS encoding TniB family NTP-binding protein gives MVNPDEMNEQSVPNDQTETAPQLNPDIARLQRRWIVELEQMRRFHQWLDEKRTARQPCRVVGDSRTGKTRSEADPYGRACDTYRLKHPPTLITGQPPHIPVVSWQSPPDSGNRDLFEGILQALRYQLNRGTLSEMRSRVYRTLKACQVEMLIVDEAHRLRRN, from the coding sequence GTGGTGAATCCCGATGAGATGAATGAACAATCTGTACCCAATGATCAAACTGAAACAGCCCCTCAACTCAATCCCGACATCGCCCGATTGCAACGCCGCTGGATTGTGGAATTAGAGCAAATGCGGCGATTTCATCAGTGGCTCGATGAGAAGCGGACTGCACGGCAACCTTGTCGAGTGGTCGGCGATTCTCGTACCGGAAAGACGCGCAGCGAAGCTGATCCCTACGGGCGCGCGTGTGATACCTATCGGTTGAAACATCCGCCAACACTGATTACTGGACAACCGCCGCACATTCCGGTGGTGTCGTGGCAATCACCGCCCGATAGTGGCAATCGCGATTTGTTTGAAGGGATTCTGCAAGCCCTGAGATACCAACTCAATCGCGGTACGTTGTCGGAAATGCGAAGCCGCGTGTATCGCACCCTCAAAGCCTGCCAAGTCGAAATGCTGATCGTGGACGAAGCACATCGACTGCGGCGGAATTGA
- a CDS encoding alpha/beta fold hydrolase, whose product MSEKNKAILEEANTAIALWRNDSMSTFVLVHGSWHDGSAWKPVIDQLEAKGHLAFAPTIAGHGKGVDKNVNHAQCTQSIVDYIVGKNLTDIVLLGHSFGDTVIAKVAEAVSDRVKRLIFFDAFVLNDGESLRDNFPPHLQTLLDELVRELNDRTVMLPFEIWRETFLNDADLDLAKSSYAQLSPEPYQPWIDKLNLKQFYSLSIPKSYLYCTEDNVLPQDEWGWHPKMSSRLGQFRFVQMSGSHEVMFSNPVGLAEKIIVAGRD is encoded by the coding sequence ATGTCAGAGAAAAATAAAGCAATCTTGGAAGAGGCAAACACGGCGATCGCTTTGTGGAGGAATGATTCTATGTCAACTTTTGTCTTAGTTCATGGCTCCTGGCATGATGGTTCTGCTTGGAAACCAGTCATTGACCAGCTAGAAGCAAAAGGACATCTAGCTTTTGCTCCCACGATCGCGGGTCATGGGAAAGGCGTAGATAAAAATGTTAACCATGCTCAATGTACGCAATCGATCGTCGATTACATTGTTGGCAAAAACTTAACCGATATTGTCCTATTAGGTCATAGTTTCGGCGATACAGTGATTGCGAAAGTTGCCGAAGCGGTTAGCGATCGCGTTAAACGGCTCATCTTCTTCGATGCCTTTGTTCTCAACGATGGAGAGAGCCTTAGAGATAACTTTCCACCGCATCTTCAAACATTACTCGACGAGCTAGTTAGAGAGTTAAACGATCGGACGGTGATGCTACCTTTTGAGATTTGGCGAGAAACGTTTCTCAACGATGCTGACCTCGATTTGGCTAAATCCAGTTACGCACAATTATCGCCTGAACCGTATCAACCGTGGATTGACAAGCTGAACTTGAAGCAGTTTTACTCGCTGTCCATCCCTAAAAGTTACCTCTACTGCACAGAAGACAACGTTCTGCCTCAAGACGAGTGGGGATGGCATCCCAAAATGTCTAGCCGCTTGGGGCAATTTCGGTTCGTGCAAATGTCCGGTAGCCATGAGGTGATGTTTTCTAACCCGGTTGGTTTAGCCGAAAAGATTATTGTGGCAGGACGGGACTAG
- a CDS encoding Mu transposase C-terminal domain-containing protein, whose product MERPFGTLNSELFANLPGHTGSNTKRRPKQAETNASLTLMQLEKQIVRYLVERYNQGIDPRIGDQTRLGRWESDRVAQLPLLSDRELDICLMRRDRRTVYRGGYIQFANLNYRGEHLEGYTGSWVVLRYNPRDITSILIYREDGGKDIFLSRAHATGLETEMLSYAEAQAMSR is encoded by the coding sequence GTGGAACGACCGTTTGGCACATTGAATAGTGAGCTATTTGCGAACCTGCCCGGACATACCGGGAGCAATACCAAACGTCGTCCCAAGCAAGCCGAAACGAATGCCAGTTTAACTCTGATGCAACTGGAAAAACAGATTGTGCGCTACCTCGTGGAGCGCTACAACCAAGGGATTGATCCAAGAATTGGCGATCAAACGCGCTTGGGACGCTGGGAATCGGATCGAGTGGCTCAACTTCCCTTACTGAGCGATCGCGAACTCGACATCTGCCTCATGCGACGCGATCGACGAACTGTATATCGCGGCGGTTATATTCAATTCGCGAACTTAAACTATCGCGGCGAGCATTTAGAAGGCTACACCGGAAGTTGGGTCGTCCTGCGCTACAATCCCCGTGACATTACCAGCATTCTGATTTACCGAGAAGATGGGGGCAAAGATATCTTTCTCAGTCGCGCTCATGCCACCGGACTCGAAACAGAGATGTTGTCGTATGCGGAAGCCCAAGCCATGAGTCGGTGA
- a CDS encoding LLM class flavin-dependent oxidoreductase produces the protein MEVGIDSFASVGTSENGETADATRSVAELLERIEQADRSGLDIFGIGEHHRHEFLDSANAVILAAAAARTERIRLTSAVTVLSAADPVRVFQQFATLDLISKGRAEMVVGRGSFTEAFPLFGFSLVVIAEIFAEKLELLLKIRDNETVDWSGKFRPALENQAIYPRPLQKPFPIWIGVGGTPQSFRRAGMLGLPLVVAIIGGETHRFRALVDLYRDAGARRVRARNVESFIAFNRLCRRHD, from the coding sequence ATGGAAGTTGGAATTGACAGTTTTGCCTCGGTTGGAACGAGTGAAAATGGTGAAACGGCGGATGCTACGCGGTCTGTCGCTGAACTGCTGGAGAGAATAGAGCAGGCAGATCGCTCCGGCTTAGATATCTTCGGTATCGGCGAGCATCATCGGCATGAATTTTTAGATTCGGCAAACGCGGTTATTCTCGCCGCTGCCGCCGCACGCACCGAGCGCATCCGTCTAACCAGCGCGGTTACGGTGCTGAGCGCGGCTGACCCGGTGCGTGTGTTTCAACAATTCGCCACGCTCGATTTGATTTCAAAAGGTCGTGCCGAAATGGTTGTCGGGCGCGGCTCGTTCACCGAAGCCTTTCCGCTATTCGGATTTAGTCTCGTCGTAATCGCCGAGATTTTCGCTGAAAAGCTCGAACTCTTGCTCAAAATTCGGGACAATGAAACGGTCGATTGGTCGGGCAAATTTCGCCCCGCGCTGGAAAACCAAGCAATTTATCCGCGTCCGCTGCAAAAGCCGTTTCCCATCTGGATCGGGGTCGGCGGTACGCCGCAATCTTTCCGCCGCGCCGGAATGCTTGGACTGCCGCTCGTGGTTGCCATTATCGGCGGCGAAACGCACCGCTTTCGCGCGCTCGTCGATTTATACCGCGATGCCGGAGCGCGCCGGGTACGCGCCCGAAACGTTGAAAGTTTCATTGCATTCAATCGGTTATGTCGCCGACACGACTGA
- a CDS encoding helix-turn-helix domain-containing protein: MLTITTSTTEFKHKGLARTQLQQLLDYIQTHLDRDLSLVELAEVINSSPTYFASLFKQAMEISPHQYVIQQRVERAKTMLSKTNLAIADIALQVGFSSQSHLTQHFKRFTGKTPKQIR, translated from the coding sequence ATGCTAACAATCACAACGTCAACAACTGAATTCAAGCACAAAGGCTTAGCGCGCACCCAATTACAACAATTACTCGACTATATTCAGACTCACCTTGACCGGGACTTGTCACTGGTTGAACTTGCAGAAGTGATCAACAGTAGCCCGACTTACTTTGCCAGTTTATTCAAACAGGCGATGGAAATTTCACCGCATCAGTATGTGATTCAACAGCGAGTGGAACGGGCGAAAACAATGTTGTCGAAAACTAATTTGGCGATCGCAGATATTGCCCTACAAGTAGGTTTCTCCAGTCAAAGCCATTTGACGCAGCACTTCAAGCGATTCACGGGAAAGACTCCCAAGCAGATCCGCTAG
- a CDS encoding carboxypeptidase-like regulatory domain-containing protein, protein MLRLTLLTISLVSASITPCQSAIAVETPAAIPASATPSEADPAFTVFPVALTANNRSLLEGILIWGKEDGSQPVEFDRWLVPFDAVIQALKFSTKALPDGQLELRSSFIVTRFDPKKLRNDPEIGPALSIQDLKTLLGVEIKFDLISYAIVLKLPEAAAALEQAREAPVSLEGLSKVAPPTISLSAIEQRTNATGSSTSATQYQGDLLVVGSLAAGSWSARVRQPDLTRPQTWNLGEVQYLQQSNTFDLALGSQPKFWRSQKSGEYWAATIVIRRGFAPPAITGTSFSPTQRLQSNQVGQTIVGKAAPGTSARLTRSGFGGQVLAEVLVDSTGIYRFENIPFGESAGSAYRILLYPNGQLTARPQERAAVFNVLPGQIPQGASALIISGGWQRDKKDNFLGDFTTFSGGLAQRWGLSESLTVGLGGLYDSTPKALAELYFHPRNFPIRVVGSALGGTRWDINLDIQLQPSPSINVLFQSDRLSSQFSTSWQVIPNLGLLLTTDSRIGLGYGVQVSTSLGRSFLFGTVAHNESTGWNWTILQSLGKLQFTHVGRDIGTSSKLSYNFSDNRFLGLTYETRTQGTGDKLLTALWHYNSLTKASDGTPNWLAEVGYGIGSRGSGLYASAGVSISPGLLLRVRYQGVALTSDQSSFSLELVSSTNFQQGFRFSDRQAESLHSFGGLMIQTFYDINGNNQKDLGEEVYANPNLLMINNRPINSYQFSDLGDRLLLRLPPGTYRLDLDPSGFPIDWQASVDALAVEVVAGSYTPLQIPLIHTYTVGGTVTSAEGKPIGGARVEAISNTNLKVFSITNEAGVYYLERLRRGNYKLRISGKPAEPGILNIEANSKPLQELNLKQPVVQH, encoded by the coding sequence ATGCTGAGATTAACGCTGCTGACCATAAGCCTGGTGTCGGCATCAATCACGCCTTGTCAATCTGCTATTGCTGTAGAAACTCCTGCCGCTATTCCTGCAAGCGCTACACCCTCAGAGGCTGATCCCGCATTTACAGTTTTTCCAGTTGCGTTAACGGCAAATAATCGTAGCCTTCTTGAAGGCATCCTAATTTGGGGAAAAGAAGATGGCTCTCAACCAGTCGAGTTCGATCGTTGGTTGGTGCCTTTCGATGCGGTGATTCAGGCATTAAAGTTCAGCACTAAAGCATTGCCTGATGGTCAGCTTGAACTGCGGTCGTCCTTCATTGTTACCCGATTTGATCCCAAAAAGCTTCGTAACGATCCAGAAATTGGTCCTGCACTCTCGATTCAAGACCTCAAAACCCTACTAGGCGTTGAAATTAAATTCGACCTGATTTCTTATGCGATCGTGCTTAAGCTGCCTGAAGCCGCCGCTGCATTGGAGCAGGCAAGAGAAGCACCTGTTAGTTTGGAGGGGTTATCGAAAGTTGCGCCTCCTACTATTTCGCTTTCTGCAATTGAGCAGCGAACCAACGCAACAGGTTCATCAACGAGTGCAACACAATATCAGGGAGACTTACTAGTAGTGGGTAGCCTTGCCGCCGGAAGCTGGTCTGCACGAGTTCGGCAACCGGATCTAACCCGTCCGCAAACCTGGAATTTAGGTGAAGTTCAGTATCTTCAGCAAAGCAATACCTTTGATTTAGCTTTGGGATCACAGCCTAAATTCTGGCGTAGTCAAAAATCTGGCGAATACTGGGCAGCCACAATCGTCATTCGTCGAGGATTTGCTCCACCTGCAATCACGGGCACTAGCTTTAGCCCGACTCAGCGTTTGCAAAGTAACCAAGTGGGTCAAACGATCGTTGGAAAAGCAGCACCCGGAACCTCAGCACGGCTAACTCGCAGCGGATTTGGTGGGCAGGTGCTTGCTGAAGTCTTAGTTGACTCTACTGGCATTTATCGATTTGAAAACATTCCGTTTGGCGAGTCCGCAGGTAGCGCTTACCGAATTTTGCTCTATCCCAACGGGCAACTAACCGCCCGACCTCAAGAGCGGGCGGCAGTCTTCAACGTGCTGCCTGGGCAAATTCCTCAAGGGGCATCCGCACTAATTATCTCAGGAGGCTGGCAACGAGATAAAAAGGATAATTTTTTGGGTGACTTCACAACATTTAGTGGAGGACTTGCTCAGCGTTGGGGACTTTCAGAATCTTTAACCGTTGGTTTGGGCGGACTGTACGATAGTACTCCTAAAGCTCTAGCTGAGCTATACTTTCACCCCCGAAACTTTCCCATTCGAGTTGTAGGGTCGGCGTTAGGCGGAACCCGTTGGGATATCAACTTAGACATTCAACTGCAACCCTCGCCTAGCATAAATGTCTTATTCCAGAGCGATCGACTCAGTAGCCAATTCAGCACGAGTTGGCAAGTTATTCCCAATCTCGGATTATTACTCACGACTGATAGCCGTATCGGTCTTGGTTATGGTGTGCAAGTCAGTACCTCTCTAGGGCGTAGCTTTCTGTTTGGCACTGTCGCTCATAACGAAAGTACTGGCTGGAACTGGACAATATTACAATCGTTAGGCAAACTTCAATTTACTCACGTCGGACGTGACATTGGAACTTCCTCTAAATTGAGCTATAACTTCTCGGACAACCGATTTTTAGGGTTAACCTATGAAACTCGTACTCAGGGAACAGGAGATAAGCTGTTAACTGCCTTGTGGCATTACAACTCTCTTACAAAAGCGAGTGATGGAACTCCGAATTGGTTAGCTGAAGTAGGCTACGGCATTGGGTCGCGTGGTTCAGGCTTATATGCTTCTGCTGGGGTTTCTATTTCACCAGGATTACTATTACGAGTCCGGTATCAAGGAGTTGCATTAACCTCAGACCAATCTAGCTTTAGTCTTGAACTCGTTTCTAGTACTAATTTTCAGCAAGGCTTTCGTTTTAGCGATCGACAAGCTGAGTCACTTCATAGCTTTGGCGGATTAATGATCCAAACCTTTTATGACATCAATGGTAACAATCAAAAAGATCTTGGCGAGGAAGTATATGCTAATCCGAATTTACTTATGATCAATAACCGTCCCATTAATAGCTACCAATTCAGCGATTTAGGAGATCGATTATTATTACGCTTACCACCTGGTACTTACAGGCTGGATTTAGACCCCTCTGGGTTTCCAATTGACTGGCAAGCCTCAGTTGATGCTTTGGCGGTAGAAGTTGTCGCTGGAAGTTATACACCTCTGCAAATCCCTTTAATTCATACTTATACAGTAGGGGGAACTGTAACTAGTGCTGAGGGAAAACCTATTGGCGGTGCGCGTGTAGAAGCAATCTCTAATACAAACCTAAAAGTCTTTTCAATCACCAATGAAGCAGGTGTATATTACTTAGAGCGGTTACGCCGGGGAAACTACAAACTTAGAATTAGTGGCAAACCTGCTGAACCAGGAATACTGAACATTGAGGCGAATTCTAAGCCTCTACAAGAACTTAATCTTAAACAACCAGTCGTACAACATTAG
- a CDS encoding DDE-type integrase/transposase/recombinase: MGTEEAKPAAVPEHTEIVVRSHPLTIAEQQRVKAMQRLANAPDRSTYLALQQEIAEQLNMTVRNVRHLMRAWQAEGVTGVIRQERADRGEQRLDEDWTDYILQTYRAGNRGGRRMSRAQVAVRVAARALELGDSNPPSRASVYRVLQSEMERQETRSRSRSIGWSGETLILRTREGLEVKVKESNQVWQCDHTRVDLLVVDQVGEVLGRLWLTTIVDTHSRCIIGIHLGMEAPSAVVVCLALRHAILPKQYSSAYELTQLWGTYGIPQYLYTDGGKEFNSKHLEQVANELKIVFVSGATQRKVALWNDRLAH; this comes from the coding sequence ATGGGGACCGAGGAAGCTAAACCCGCCGCAGTTCCAGAGCACACTGAAATCGTGGTGCGCTCTCATCCTTTAACGATCGCAGAACAACAGCGCGTCAAAGCGATGCAGCGGTTGGCGAATGCTCCAGATCGCTCAACCTACCTCGCTCTTCAGCAAGAAATCGCCGAGCAACTGAACATGACAGTGCGAAACGTGCGGCATTTGATGCGAGCGTGGCAAGCCGAAGGAGTCACTGGGGTCATTCGGCAAGAGAGAGCGGATCGTGGGGAGCAGCGACTCGATGAAGATTGGACCGATTACATCCTGCAAACGTATCGTGCGGGCAATCGGGGTGGACGGAGAATGAGTCGCGCCCAAGTTGCTGTTCGAGTGGCAGCACGAGCCTTGGAACTTGGAGACAGCAACCCACCCAGCCGAGCGAGTGTCTATCGAGTTTTGCAGAGTGAGATGGAACGACAAGAGACGCGATCGCGCTCCCGATCAATCGGCTGGAGTGGCGAAACCTTAATTCTGAGAACCCGTGAAGGCTTAGAAGTCAAAGTCAAAGAGAGCAATCAAGTGTGGCAATGCGATCACACGCGGGTTGACTTATTGGTTGTCGATCAAGTGGGAGAAGTATTAGGGCGACTGTGGCTGACGACGATCGTCGATACTCACTCCCGGTGCATCATCGGCATTCACTTGGGGATGGAAGCACCGAGCGCTGTCGTCGTGTGTTTAGCTCTACGTCATGCAATTCTGCCAAAGCAATACAGTTCAGCGTATGAACTCACTCAGCTCTGGGGAACCTATGGCATCCCTCAGTATTTGTACACCGATGGCGGCAAAGAATTCAATTCCAAGCATTTAGAGCAAGTGGCGAATGAACTCAAAATCGTCTTTGTCAGCGGCGCTACCCAGCGGAAGGTGGCATTGTGGAACGACCGTTTGGCACATTGA
- a CDS encoding helix-turn-helix domain-containing protein, protein MSDSPPEKSTGRSTASAVQLSLPIAPISLQEAEGQWEIVSPELSIEMQQRIEVIQQLIAAQGTERYGKLQQQSAKQLGITVRSLQRLVKRWREHGLSALSKQYRVDHGAVRISSEWRDFILRTYREGNRGSCSMTPAQVTLRVRARAQELGVEDYPSRTTVY, encoded by the coding sequence ATGAGTGATTCACCCCCGGAAAAGTCAACGGGTCGATCGACCGCTTCCGCTGTGCAATTGTCACTGCCAATCGCCCCAATCTCGCTGCAAGAAGCTGAGGGGCAATGGGAGATTGTGTCCCCTGAGTTATCGATCGAGATGCAACAGCGAATCGAAGTGATTCAACAATTGATCGCAGCACAAGGGACTGAACGTTACGGCAAACTGCAACAACAATCGGCAAAGCAACTAGGGATTACGGTTCGCAGCCTCCAGCGATTGGTGAAACGGTGGCGAGAGCACGGATTGTCAGCGCTATCAAAACAATATCGCGTCGATCATGGTGCGGTCAGAATCAGTTCAGAGTGGCGCGACTTTATTCTCAGAACGTATCGAGAAGGCAATCGTGGCAGTTGCAGCATGACTCCAGCGCAAGTGACCCTGCGCGTCCGTGCCCGTGCCCAAGAATTAGGGGTCGAGGACTATCCGAGTCGTACCACCGTCTACTGA
- a CDS encoding CPBP family intramembrane glutamic endopeptidase — protein sequence MKFKAIKGHQRSGTAVKDATYVDAAGWGKYRWWRYVLGLMIILFAWMIAANVASALVAIALGGQEGAAALGRLDYAAFGPVGGFVVSMAGFPVFLAGILIAVTLIHQRHPRTLVTAREQISWRRVGHGFVAGFVPWVLLGGLGQYLLYPNSFSFNSDLKTFALFVPIALVITAIQTTIEELFFRGYIVQGASLIWSNRVFLAIVSAVIFTLPHATNPESQEGGWIGMFVGYFVGTGLLYAIVSLIDGTTELAIGAHFANNIAYFLLFNWSGSFFAAPALFSISEYHARFYDIISLVLNPIFLVIVFWVFKRDKASEPVS from the coding sequence ATGAAGTTTAAAGCAATCAAAGGACATCAGAGAAGCGGAACGGCAGTGAAAGACGCGACTTACGTGGATGCTGCCGGGTGGGGGAAGTATCGGTGGTGGCGGTATGTTCTGGGGCTGATGATCATCCTCTTTGCATGGATGATCGCCGCCAACGTCGCGAGTGCGCTCGTCGCGATCGCCCTCGGCGGTCAGGAGGGTGCTGCGGCACTCGGTCGGCTGGATTACGCTGCGTTCGGTCCCGTGGGGGGCTTCGTCGTGTCCATGGCGGGTTTTCCGGTGTTCCTCGCGGGAATTCTCATCGCCGTCACCCTCATCCACCAGCGTCATCCCCGAACGCTCGTCACGGCGCGGGAGCAGATCAGTTGGCGGCGCGTCGGTCACGGCTTCGTGGCTGGGTTCGTGCCCTGGGTTCTGCTCGGCGGGCTGGGGCAGTACCTCCTCTATCCCAATAGTTTCTCCTTCAACTCTGACCTCAAAACGTTTGCGCTCTTCGTGCCGATCGCACTGGTCATCACCGCAATCCAGACGACCATCGAGGAGCTGTTCTTTCGCGGGTACATCGTGCAGGGTGCGAGTTTGATTTGGTCGAACCGCGTGTTTCTGGCGATCGTCTCAGCCGTGATCTTCACCCTGCCGCACGCCACCAATCCAGAGTCACAGGAGGGTGGCTGGATCGGAATGTTCGTCGGCTACTTCGTCGGCACGGGTCTGCTGTATGCGATCGTTTCATTGATCGATGGCACTACCGAGCTGGCGATCGGCGCGCACTTCGCCAACAACATTGCGTACTTTCTCTTGTTCAACTGGTCTGGAAGCTTCTTTGCCGCGCCAGCCCTGTTCAGCATCAGCGAGTACCATGCGAGATTCTACGACATCATCTCTCTCGTGCTGAATCCCATTTTCTTAGTGATCGTTTTCTGGGTGTTCAAACGCGATAAGGCATCCGAACCCGTTTCCTAG
- a CDS encoding thioredoxin domain-containing protein, with translation MSNDRGHSSLLIPPSTQDWIQGVLSARVVLVMYGDYQDSRSADVYKMIKVIKQELSAAGEEYLSFIFRHFPQAQIHPQAQRAAQAAQAAAAQGQFWSMHGYFIYSSTKVRERLSD, from the coding sequence ATGAGCAACGATCGTGGTCACAGTTCCTTACTTATACCCCCTTCAACCCAGGATTGGATTCAAGGTGTGCTAAGTGCCAGGGTTGTGCTGGTGATGTATGGAGACTATCAAGACTCCAGAAGTGCAGACGTTTACAAGATGATTAAAGTCATCAAACAAGAACTGAGTGCTGCTGGAGAGGAGTATTTATCCTTCATCTTCCGTCATTTCCCGCAAGCACAGATTCATCCCCAGGCTCAACGGGCCGCCCAAGCCGCCCAAGCTGCCGCTGCTCAGGGACAGTTTTGGTCGATGCATGGATACTTTATATACTCATCAACAAAAGTTAGAGAACGGTTATCTGATTGA
- a CDS encoding IS4 family transposase — protein sequence MNRVTALREKLRPHLAWHGARLSFVAAFLIALFRVKTVNFSELSTAFSGKTQTDSHYKRLQRFFRDYEMDYVEIAQAVVALMAIPEPWVLSIDRTDWQFGTCVFNILMLGVVHDGVAFPLVWCCLDKRGNSNSTERMELFNQFLERFGDREVACLTADREFIGKAWFGYLLQDPLTRFRIRIRENHKLSDGRISRKVRTLFADVQIGQTKILRHKRRLWGHWVYIAATRLADGELLVVATQSAPKSAIADYAKRWAIETLFGIFKTRGFCLESTHLTDAERLSKLLALLSLALCWAFLVGEWLHQHTPLKLKEHGRKAKSIFRYGFDHLRHIVLNLNEKMSEFMQVLQFLSCT from the coding sequence ATGAATCGGGTTACTGCACTTCGAGAAAAATTGCGTCCCCACCTCGCTTGGCACGGTGCAAGATTGAGCTTTGTTGCCGCCTTTCTGATTGCGTTGTTTCGGGTCAAGACTGTCAACTTTAGCGAACTCTCAACTGCCTTCAGTGGCAAGACTCAGACAGATTCTCATTACAAGCGACTGCAACGGTTTTTTCGAGACTACGAGATGGACTATGTCGAGATCGCCCAAGCCGTTGTCGCCCTGATGGCAATTCCAGAACCGTGGGTGCTATCGATAGACCGAACCGATTGGCAGTTTGGCACTTGTGTGTTCAACATCCTGATGCTGGGAGTCGTCCATGACGGAGTCGCATTTCCATTGGTCTGGTGTTGTCTCGATAAGCGAGGCAACTCAAACAGTACTGAACGCATGGAACTGTTCAATCAGTTTCTTGAACGCTTTGGAGATCGCGAAGTTGCCTGTCTCACCGCAGACCGAGAGTTTATCGGCAAAGCTTGGTTTGGCTATCTCTTGCAAGACCCCCTCACCCGATTTCGCATTCGGATTCGCGAAAATCACAAGCTTAGTGATGGTCGCATCAGTCGCAAGGTTCGGACTCTCTTTGCTGATGTGCAAATCGGTCAGACGAAGATTCTGCGGCACAAGCGTCGTCTGTGGGGACATTGGGTTTACATTGCGGCAACCCGTTTAGCCGATGGCGAACTCCTTGTCGTTGCCACTCAAAGCGCTCCCAAGTCTGCGATTGCCGATTACGCCAAGCGTTGGGCAATTGAAACGCTATTCGGCATTTTCAAGACCCGTGGCTTCTGCTTGGAATCGACCCACCTGACCGATGCCGAGCGATTGAGCAAGCTACTCGCGCTGCTCTCATTAGCCTTGTGCTGGGCGTTCTTAGTTGGAGAGTGGTTGCATCAACACACACCGCTCAAGCTCAAAGAGCATGGTCGCAAAGCCAAAAGTATCTTTCGCTATGGCTTCGATCATCTCCGTCACATTGTACTCAACTTGAATGAAAAGATGAGCGAGTTTATGCAAGTTCTACAATTTTTGTCCTGTACTTAG